One genomic window of Bradyrhizobium sp. B124 includes the following:
- a CDS encoding NAD(P)-dependent oxidoreductase produces MKVLLTHTPQMRRDYYGERSLNGLRAVADVSLHEGDEALDAVALVEAAADVDIIVADRMTPGPGEIFPLLPKLWAFVRCAVDIRNIDVAAASAAGVLVTQASAGFVQSVAELALGFMVDLSRGVSRATADYHAGRVPEVVMGRQLAGSTIGIIGYGSIGRYLAGIAKVLGMNVLVADPFVKSDDAAIRHVPLDDLLARADYVVCLAIANAETENLIGQAALARMQRHAFFINLSRGNLVDEAALAAALRDGGIAGAAMDVGRAPDQMPAPELAKLHNVIATPHVGGLTPQAIEHQSSETVRQVAKIIAGEIPVGAVNAEHWTRRPKP; encoded by the coding sequence GTGAAAGTCCTCCTCACCCACACGCCGCAGATGCGCCGCGACTATTACGGCGAGCGCAGCCTGAACGGGCTGCGCGCGGTCGCCGACGTCTCGCTGCACGAGGGTGACGAGGCGCTCGACGCGGTTGCCCTGGTCGAGGCCGCAGCCGATGTCGACATCATCGTCGCCGATCGCATGACGCCGGGGCCCGGCGAAATCTTTCCCCTTCTGCCAAAGCTCTGGGCCTTCGTGCGCTGTGCGGTCGATATCCGCAATATCGATGTGGCGGCTGCATCCGCCGCCGGCGTGCTGGTGACGCAGGCGAGCGCGGGCTTCGTCCAGTCGGTCGCCGAACTCGCGCTCGGCTTCATGGTCGATCTGTCGCGCGGCGTCTCGCGTGCCACCGCTGACTATCACGCGGGCAGGGTGCCCGAGGTCGTGATGGGCCGCCAGCTCGCGGGCAGCACGATCGGCATCATCGGCTATGGCAGCATCGGGCGCTATCTTGCCGGGATCGCCAAAGTGCTCGGCATGAACGTGCTGGTCGCTGATCCCTTCGTGAAATCAGACGATGCCGCGATCCGGCATGTGCCGCTCGACGATCTCCTGGCGCGCGCCGACTACGTCGTCTGTCTCGCGATCGCCAATGCGGAAACCGAGAACCTGATCGGGCAGGCCGCACTGGCGCGGATGCAGAGGCACGCGTTCTTCATCAATCTGTCGCGCGGCAACCTCGTCGATGAGGCGGCGCTGGCGGCCGCGCTGCGCGATGGCGGCATCGCCGGCGCCGCGATGGATGTCGGCCGCGCGCCCGACCAGATGCCGGCGCCGGAGCTCGCGAAGCTGCACAATGTCATTGCAACCCCGCATGTCGGCGGCCTGACGCCGCAAGCCATCGAGCATCAATCGTCGGAGACCGTGCGCCAGGTCGCGAAGATCATCGCCGGCGAGATCCCGGTCGGCGCCGTCAATGCCGAGCACTGGACGCGGCGACCGAAGCCATGA
- a CDS encoding TRAP transporter large permease subunit: MSVAAVATRGSADRITAPLLAVSDAIAAVLLAADLVVVCVSVLARFLFNAPVEWSDDVARGLMVGSSFFGAASALARSENLGVAFFVDMLPPGVRRVVDAVGALLVTIIAGYVAFNAVKMGWLTTGQTSGSGLPLEWTFYPMGVGAAFMTIFALETFCGRPLRDMVAGIVATAIIAGLYLAWDALAPSSVPSSQALMLIGFFLTLFGGLPIGFALALAALIFIWVEGTLPGVIFAQQMARGIDNFVLLAIPFFILVGYLMEANGMSVRLIELLQRAVGRMRGGLNVVMVMSMVLFSGISGSKMADVAAVGSVLIPAARRSRQNPGGAVALLAASAVMAETIPPCINLIILGFVANLSIGGLFVAGMLPAALMALALIAVSIIFGKRPAANVEAEPRAAVSGLWTGAIASFGLIFMIFFGFKSGFATATEISAFAAVYAIAVGSLLFRELGAKSLAHCFVQSATRSGLVLFIVAAAQSLAFILTLQQVPHAVGDLMLAISGSHGVWLFMLLSILVLVVMGSVLEGAAALIIFGPLLLPVAVKLGIDPLHFGVVLVIAMGLGLFAPPLGLGLYGACLIGNVPIEQTIKPISGYLGLLLLCLLVIAFVPAISTALPHALGY, from the coding sequence ATGTCAGTCGCTGCAGTTGCGACGAGAGGCAGCGCCGATCGGATCACGGCGCCGCTGCTCGCCGTCAGTGACGCGATCGCTGCGGTCCTGCTCGCCGCCGATCTCGTGGTGGTGTGCGTCTCGGTGCTGGCCCGCTTCCTGTTCAATGCGCCGGTCGAATGGTCCGACGACGTCGCCCGCGGCCTGATGGTCGGCTCGAGCTTCTTCGGCGCGGCGAGCGCGCTCGCGCGCAGCGAGAATCTCGGTGTCGCCTTCTTTGTCGACATGCTGCCGCCGGGCGTGCGCCGCGTCGTCGACGCGGTCGGTGCGCTGCTCGTCACCATCATCGCAGGCTATGTCGCGTTCAACGCCGTCAAGATGGGCTGGCTGACCACCGGCCAGACCTCCGGCTCCGGCCTGCCGCTGGAATGGACGTTCTATCCGATGGGCGTCGGCGCGGCGTTCATGACGATCTTCGCGCTCGAGACGTTCTGTGGCCGGCCGCTGCGCGACATGGTGGCCGGCATCGTCGCGACCGCAATCATCGCCGGCCTCTATCTGGCCTGGGACGCGCTTGCGCCGTCGTCGGTGCCGTCGTCGCAGGCGTTGATGCTGATCGGCTTCTTCCTCACGCTGTTCGGCGGATTGCCGATCGGCTTTGCGCTGGCGCTGGCGGCGCTGATCTTCATCTGGGTGGAAGGCACGCTGCCCGGTGTGATCTTCGCCCAGCAGATGGCGCGCGGCATCGACAATTTCGTGCTGCTGGCGATCCCGTTCTTCATCCTGGTCGGCTATCTGATGGAAGCCAACGGCATGTCGGTCCGGCTGATCGAGCTGTTGCAGCGTGCGGTCGGACGCATGCGCGGCGGGCTCAACGTCGTGATGGTGATGTCGATGGTGCTGTTCTCCGGCATCTCCGGCTCCAAGATGGCCGACGTTGCCGCGGTCGGCTCGGTCTTGATCCCGGCGGCGCGCCGCTCGCGGCAGAATCCGGGCGGCGCGGTGGCGCTGCTCGCCGCCTCCGCGGTCATGGCGGAGACCATTCCGCCCTGCATCAACCTCATCATTCTCGGCTTCGTCGCCAATCTGTCGATCGGCGGACTGTTCGTCGCCGGCATGCTGCCCGCTGCGCTGATGGCGCTGGCGCTGATCGCGGTGTCGATCATCTTCGGCAAGCGTCCTGCCGCGAATGTGGAGGCCGAGCCGCGCGCCGCAGTATCTGGCCTGTGGACCGGCGCGATCGCCTCGTTCGGGCTGATCTTCATGATCTTCTTCGGCTTCAAGAGCGGCTTTGCCACCGCAACCGAAATCTCCGCGTTTGCCGCGGTCTACGCCATCGCCGTCGGCAGCCTGTTGTTCCGCGAACTCGGCGCCAAGAGCCTCGCGCACTGCTTCGTGCAATCGGCGACGCGCTCGGGCCTCGTGCTGTTCATCGTTGCGGCGGCGCAGTCGCTCGCCTTCATCCTCACGCTGCAACAGGTGCCGCACGCGGTCGGCGACCTCATGCTGGCGATCTCGGGCAGCCACGGCGTCTGGCTGTTCATGCTGCTGTCGATCCTGGTGCTGGTGGTGATGGGCTCGGTGCTGGAGGGCGCCGCGGCGCTGATCATCTTCGGGCCGCTGCTGCTGCCGGTCGCCGTCAAGCTCGGCATCGATCCGCTGCATTTCGGCGTCGTGCTTGTGATCGCGATGGGGCTCGGGCTCTTTGCGCCACCACTTGGTCTTGGCCTCTACGGCGCTTGCCTGATCGGCAATGTGCCGATCGAGCAGACCATCAAGCCGATCTCAGGCTATCTCGGCCTGCTGCTCTTGTGCCTGCTGGTGATCGCCTTCGTGCCCGCCATCAGCACGGCCTTGCCGCATGCGCTCGGTTATTAG
- a CDS encoding TRAP transporter substrate-binding protein, producing MISKHVNRRIVLRSSAAAAAWLAAAPAIIGRAQAATMKMRCSSSLPNDPKYANGRVYYDNLVKSLKANGLGEQIEVTFFPDNQLGQEIDVINSVKLGVIDLMVSGSSISANLVPLVGTFDLGYLFTSYQQQTKAFDAGAAKPIEDALLKGGSIHIIAWAYNFGARSVLTKKPVKRPEDLAGLKIRTLPNPIITECLRLMGAAATPLAFGEIYTALQAGVLDGLEHDPPTILASKFYETAKHYALTQHIFSPLAVYFSDTTFNRMAPKLREGFLDAAKQAATETRAHGLAVEKEALATLVEKGVTVVECDKEAFRKRVLPQTDNFIKARPEAKAVVDLIRATQA from the coding sequence ATGATCTCGAAGCATGTGAACCGCCGCATCGTGTTGCGGTCGTCGGCTGCTGCCGCGGCGTGGCTCGCCGCCGCGCCGGCGATCATCGGCCGCGCGCAGGCCGCGACCATGAAGATGCGGTGCTCGTCGTCGCTTCCGAACGATCCCAAATATGCCAACGGCCGCGTCTACTACGACAACCTCGTCAAGAGCCTGAAGGCGAACGGGCTCGGCGAGCAGATCGAGGTCACCTTCTTCCCCGACAACCAGCTCGGCCAGGAGATCGACGTCATCAACTCGGTGAAGCTCGGGGTGATCGACCTGATGGTCTCGGGCTCGTCGATCTCGGCGAACCTCGTGCCGTTGGTCGGCACGTTCGATCTCGGCTACCTCTTCACCAGCTACCAGCAGCAGACCAAGGCGTTCGATGCCGGCGCGGCGAAGCCGATCGAGGATGCGCTGCTCAAGGGCGGCAGCATCCACATCATCGCCTGGGCCTACAATTTCGGCGCCCGCAGCGTGCTGACAAAGAAGCCGGTGAAGAGGCCGGAAGACCTCGCCGGCCTGAAGATCCGCACGCTGCCCAACCCGATCATCACCGAATGCCTGCGCCTGATGGGGGCCGCGGCGACGCCGCTGGCGTTCGGCGAGATCTATACGGCGCTGCAGGCCGGCGTACTCGACGGCCTCGAGCACGATCCGCCGACCATCCTGGCGAGCAAGTTCTACGAGACGGCGAAGCACTACGCGCTGACCCAGCATATCTTCTCGCCGCTCGCGGTTTATTTCAGCGACACCACCTTCAATCGCATGGCCCCCAAGCTGCGCGAGGGCTTCCTTGACGCGGCGAAGCAGGCCGCGACCGAAACCCGCGCACATGGGCTCGCGGTGGAGAAGGAGGCACTGGCGACCCTGGTCGAGAAGGGCGTCACGGTCGTCGAATGCGACAAGGAGGCGTTCCGCAAGCGCGTGCTGCCGCAGACCGACAATTTCATCAAGGCGCGGCCCGAGGCGAAGGCCGTCGTCGATCTGATCCGCGCCACCCAAGCCTGA
- a CDS encoding FadR/GntR family transcriptional regulator → MFQTSNALRRSVHSQVADRVGSSIVRGEIRVGETLPPEMRICKMMDVSRTVVREAMRTLTGKGLIESRPKSGTRVRPPEQWNQLDPDVLRWHLETAEIDRYLAKLFQLRSAVEPAAAALAATHAGEDDIARIRAGCDGMDAAKTNDDFVAADIIFHQAIYFATRNEFFWPIAQMFEITLRQSFTIAAPGSHRPRALIEHRAVLDAIVAGDAEAAREATVVLLTHSADDLVRIRGREFETPANKGARKR, encoded by the coding sequence ATGTTCCAGACCTCCAACGCGTTGCGCCGGAGCGTGCACAGCCAGGTCGCCGACCGCGTCGGCAGCAGCATCGTGCGCGGTGAGATCCGCGTCGGCGAGACGTTGCCGCCGGAAATGCGGATCTGCAAGATGATGGATGTCAGCCGCACGGTGGTGCGCGAGGCGATGCGGACGCTGACCGGCAAGGGGTTGATCGAGTCGCGGCCGAAGAGCGGCACGCGGGTGCGGCCACCCGAGCAGTGGAATCAGCTCGATCCCGACGTGCTGCGCTGGCACCTCGAGACCGCGGAGATCGATCGCTATCTGGCCAAGCTGTTCCAGCTGCGCTCCGCGGTCGAGCCCGCCGCCGCAGCGCTGGCAGCGACCCATGCCGGGGAAGACGACATCGCCCGCATCCGCGCCGGATGCGACGGCATGGACGCGGCCAAGACCAACGACGACTTCGTCGCCGCCGACATCATCTTCCATCAGGCAATCTATTTCGCGACCCGCAACGAGTTTTTCTGGCCGATCGCGCAGATGTTCGAGATCACCCTGCGCCAGAGCTTTACGATCGCAGCCCCCGGCTCGCACCGCCCCCGCGCGCTGATCGAGCACCGCGCGGTGCTGGACGCGATTGTCGCCGGAGATGCCGAGGCTGCACGCGAGGCCACGGTGGTGCTGCTGACGCATTCCGCCGACGATCTGGTGCGAATTCGGGGGCGGGAGTTCGAGACGCCGGCGAACAAAGGCGCGCGCAAGCGGTGA
- a CDS encoding adenylate/guanylate cyclase domain-containing protein, which translates to MRIGIRSAISALVLTSIVVSAVGVHLLWWRTAQRVSQTLADTINDQIVSAVGDELQSITTEARSSMTAVRTLLTEKVLDARDARKRQFVFLSQLQSQPTISWVVFGWPDGSFFGAHKLGDAGLEMLTISPDRKLRADQYDYAGIDIKPKGSTVEDGKYLVTEQPWFRDAIAARDQQWSTLTTLPRGERLAAMLAVPIDVDGERTGVLAIIIELTRVSNFLSQLTVGKSAGAFLLDRDGGVIASPDADADELNALKTDHPLLPVAVAAVRQAGKAYDPGEGEAYRSQVTLDGQAYQAVLTPISFPGWSLVTVVPESEFLGPVRMTIRNLLIGLAALIAAAGLLSAWLAQRLIAAPLIKVVGEIRHVERFDLDKVERHPSRLAEIENLSGAIGDMAQGLAAFRKYIPADLVRRLVSDGNGARLGGAVRPMSVMFVDLAGFTGMSERLGDRIIPLLSHYFDIVSAAIQQENGTIDKFIGDAVMAFWGAPAANPDHAADCCRAALACQRAVAQAGLADDKGEPVRIRIGINSGDMLVGNIGSEVRLNYTVIGDAVNIASRLEGTNKVYGSTIIIGPETRRLAGDRIVVRELDRLAVYGRAGGLEIYELIAMADEGAIVRDWIASYETGLAAWRAGDFTAAIAAFERSLQLRGTDVASTQMIARCRHQLANPSDEDWDGTTVARSK; encoded by the coding sequence ATGCGCATCGGCATCCGCAGCGCCATCTCCGCCCTCGTCCTGACCTCGATCGTGGTCAGCGCCGTCGGCGTGCATCTGTTGTGGTGGCGCACCGCACAACGGGTGAGCCAGACGCTCGCCGACACCATCAACGACCAGATCGTCTCCGCGGTCGGCGACGAGCTGCAGTCGATCACGACCGAAGCGCGCTCGTCGATGACTGCGGTGCGGACGCTGTTGACCGAGAAGGTGCTCGACGCCCGCGACGCGCGCAAGCGGCAGTTCGTGTTCCTGTCGCAGCTGCAGTCGCAACCGACCATTTCGTGGGTTGTCTTCGGCTGGCCGGACGGCTCGTTCTTTGGCGCCCACAAGCTCGGCGACGCCGGCCTCGAGATGCTGACCATCTCGCCCGACCGCAAGCTGCGGGCCGATCAATACGACTATGCCGGCATCGACATCAAGCCGAAGGGCAGCACTGTCGAGGACGGCAAATATCTGGTCACGGAGCAGCCCTGGTTTCGCGATGCGATCGCGGCCCGCGACCAGCAATGGTCGACGCTGACGACGCTGCCCCGCGGCGAGCGGCTGGCCGCGATGCTGGCGGTGCCGATCGACGTCGACGGCGAGCGCACCGGCGTGCTCGCCATCATCATCGAGCTGACCCGGGTGTCGAACTTCCTCTCGCAGCTCACGGTCGGCAAGTCCGCGGGCGCCTTCCTGCTCGATCGCGACGGCGGCGTGATCGCGTCGCCCGATGCTGACGCCGACGAGCTGAATGCGCTGAAGACCGACCACCCGCTGCTGCCGGTTGCGGTCGCCGCGGTCAGGCAGGCCGGCAAGGCCTACGATCCCGGCGAGGGCGAGGCGTACCGGTCCCAGGTGACGCTGGACGGGCAGGCCTATCAGGCGGTGCTGACGCCGATCTCGTTCCCGGGCTGGTCGCTGGTGACGGTGGTGCCGGAATCCGAATTCCTCGGCCCGGTGCGGATGACGATCCGCAACCTGCTGATCGGGCTCGCGGCGCTGATCGCGGCCGCCGGGTTGTTGTCGGCCTGGCTGGCGCAGCGCCTGATCGCGGCGCCCCTGATCAAGGTGGTCGGCGAGATCCGGCATGTCGAGCGTTTCGATCTCGACAAGGTCGAGCGGCATCCGTCGCGCCTTGCCGAGATCGAGAACCTCTCGGGCGCGATCGGCGACATGGCGCAGGGGCTCGCCGCGTTCCGCAAATACATTCCGGCCGATCTGGTGCGGCGGCTGGTCAGCGACGGCAACGGTGCGCGGCTCGGCGGCGCCGTGCGGCCGATGAGCGTGATGTTCGTCGATCTCGCCGGCTTCACCGGCATGTCGGAACGGCTCGGCGACCGCATCATCCCGTTGCTGTCGCACTACTTCGACATCGTCTCCGCGGCGATCCAGCAGGAGAACGGCACCATCGACAAGTTCATCGGCGACGCCGTGATGGCGTTCTGGGGCGCGCCGGCGGCCAATCCGGATCATGCCGCGGATTGCTGCCGGGCGGCGCTCGCCTGCCAGCGCGCGGTCGCGCAGGCCGGCCTCGCCGATGACAAGGGGGAGCCGGTCAGGATCCGGATCGGCATCAATTCCGGCGACATGTTGGTCGGCAATATCGGCTCGGAAGTGCGGCTCAACTACACCGTGATCGGCGACGCCGTGAACATCGCGAGCCGCCTCGAGGGCACCAACAAGGTCTATGGATCGACCATCATCATCGGTCCGGAGACGCGGCGTCTGGCCGGCGACCGCATTGTCGTCCGCGAGCTCGACCGGCTCGCCGTCTACGGCCGCGCCGGCGGGCTGGAAATCTACGAGTTGATCGCCATGGCCGACGAGGGCGCGATCGTGCGCGACTGGATCGCGTCCTATGAGACCGGGCTTGCGGCCTGGCGCGCCGGCGACTTCACCGCAGCGATCGCAGCGTTCGAGAGGTCCTTGCAACTCCGCGGCACGGACGTGGCTTCGACGCAGATGATCGCGCGATGCAGGCATCAGCTCGCCAATCCCAGCGATGAGGATTGGGACGGCACCACGGTGGCGCGGTCGAAATAG
- a CDS encoding cytochrome c biogenesis protein CcdA: protein MHDVTIPAALIAGLVSFLSPCVLPLVPPYLIYLTGATIEQVNQDGDTAASKRAVMISAVMFVLGFSTVFVALGASASIVGGLVRAWSAELSILAGIVIIIMGLHFLGITRIGLLMREGRLTAPKPVGLWGAYVMGLAFAFGWTPCIGPILAAILSIAAAEATVTKGASLLAVYSAGLGIPFLVAAFLVEQFSSLFARMKRHLDTVERVMGVLMVITGIGFLTGAVSGVSVWLLETFPALQNIG, encoded by the coding sequence ATGCACGACGTCACGATCCCGGCCGCCTTGATCGCCGGTCTAGTCAGCTTCCTGTCGCCCTGCGTGCTGCCGCTGGTGCCGCCCTATCTGATCTACCTGACCGGTGCGACCATCGAGCAGGTCAACCAGGACGGCGACACCGCGGCCTCCAAGCGCGCGGTGATGATCTCGGCGGTTATGTTCGTGCTCGGCTTCTCGACCGTGTTCGTGGCGCTCGGCGCCAGCGCGTCGATCGTCGGCGGGCTGGTGCGCGCCTGGTCGGCCGAGCTCTCGATCCTGGCCGGCATCGTCATCATCATCATGGGCCTGCACTTCCTCGGCATCACCCGGATCGGCCTGTTGATGCGCGAGGGGCGGCTGACCGCACCCAAGCCGGTCGGGCTGTGGGGCGCCTATGTCATGGGGCTTGCGTTCGCCTTCGGCTGGACGCCCTGCATCGGGCCGATCCTCGCCGCGATCCTCTCGATTGCGGCCGCGGAGGCCACGGTGACCAAGGGCGCCAGCCTGCTCGCGGTGTATTCCGCCGGGCTCGGCATCCCCTTCCTGGTCGCCGCCTTTCTGGTCGAGCAGTTCTCCTCACTGTTCGCGCGGATGAAGCGCCACCTCGACACCGTCGAGCGCGTGATGGGCGTGCTGATGGTGATCACCGGCATCGGCTTCCTGACCGGCGCGGTGTCCGGCGTCAGCGTCTGGCTGCTGGAAACCTTCCCGGCGCTGCAAAATATCGGCTAG
- a CDS encoding DoxX family protein — protein sequence MNFIVNLLILLPARIASHFSWAGPLIMRIIVGYTFMLAGWGKLTNLAQVTENFVGWGIPFPTILTPFVSGVECFGGAMLILGLFTRIPAAMLAVVMIVAIKSAKWGDVDSLETLLGFEEATYFAAFMWLAIAGPGAASLDRLLVNAVEGRKAPT from the coding sequence ATGAACTTCATCGTCAACCTGCTGATTCTGCTCCCGGCGCGGATCGCCTCGCATTTCTCCTGGGCCGGGCCGCTGATCATGCGGATCATCGTCGGCTACACCTTCATGCTGGCCGGCTGGGGCAAGCTCACCAACCTCGCCCAGGTCACCGAGAACTTCGTGGGCTGGGGCATTCCCTTCCCGACCATCCTCACCCCGTTCGTGTCCGGCGTCGAATGCTTCGGCGGCGCGATGCTGATCCTCGGCCTGTTCACCCGCATCCCCGCCGCGATGCTCGCGGTGGTGATGATCGTCGCGATCAAGTCGGCGAAATGGGGCGACGTCGACTCGCTGGAGACCCTGCTCGGGTTCGAGGAAGCGACCTACTTCGCCGCCTTCATGTGGCTGGCGATCGCAGGTCCCGGCGCCGCCTCGCTGGACCGCCTGCTGGTCAACGCGGTCGAGGGCCGGAAGGCGCCGACCTGA
- a CDS encoding DUF255 domain-containing protein, with protein sequence MRLVRSIAILMALSASPSLAADAPAWTGWSHDLFARATTEQRFVILDLEAVWCHWCHVMEKTTYADPKVQELLAAKYLPVRVDQDANPDLSSRYGDWGWPATIVFAPDGSEIAKIRGYIEPERMQALLKAIIDDPSPGPSVGEAFEIKPATSAFLGKAQRAELTRTFDESYDDKLGGWGENQKYIDADSLDLAISRAEAGDATATKRARQTLDAAVALIDPVWGGVFQYSEAGSWSHPHFEKIISFQSQYLRQYSQAYAQWKDPKYLAAAHDVARYLTDVLLSPDGAFYVSQDADLNHDVDGHVYYALDDAARRKLGLPRIDKNLYARENGWAISGLVAYYDASADPKALAIAERAAKWVLANRALPDGGFRHGDKDRGGPFLGDSIAMGQALLDLYAATGNRDWLTSAVKAGDFAATFRDDAGGFFTSKTSEGQAGVFAKPAKLIDDQIQVARFMNMLNRYVGSDGTREQAAHAMRYLGAASDETPRPMPGVLLADEGLATEPTHVTIVGHKDDGRAQRLHTIARALPARYKRLEWLDPREGKLPNPDVDYPDLGEPAAFACSNRICSFPAFSAEELQANVAQMAKLKPARAAQN encoded by the coding sequence ATGAGACTTGTCCGCAGCATCGCAATTCTCATGGCGTTGAGCGCGTCGCCCTCACTCGCGGCGGACGCCCCGGCATGGACCGGCTGGAGCCACGATCTGTTCGCGCGCGCCACGACCGAGCAGCGCTTCGTCATCCTCGATCTCGAAGCGGTGTGGTGCCACTGGTGCCACGTGATGGAGAAGACGACCTACGCCGACCCCAAGGTGCAGGAGCTGCTTGCAGCGAAATATCTCCCGGTCCGCGTCGACCAGGACGCCAATCCGGATCTGTCGAGCCGCTACGGCGATTGGGGCTGGCCCGCGACCATCGTGTTCGCGCCCGACGGCAGCGAGATCGCCAAGATCAGGGGCTATATCGAGCCCGAGCGGATGCAGGCGCTGCTCAAGGCCATTATCGACGATCCCTCGCCGGGACCGTCGGTCGGCGAGGCGTTCGAGATCAAGCCCGCCACCTCGGCCTTTCTCGGCAAGGCGCAACGCGCTGAGCTGACCAGGACGTTCGACGAATCCTACGACGACAAGCTCGGCGGCTGGGGCGAGAACCAGAAATATATCGACGCCGACAGCCTCGACCTTGCGATCAGCCGGGCCGAAGCCGGCGACGCGACGGCAACAAAGCGCGCAAGGCAGACGCTCGATGCCGCGGTCGCGCTGATCGATCCGGTGTGGGGCGGCGTGTTCCAGTATTCGGAGGCCGGCTCCTGGAGCCATCCGCATTTCGAGAAGATCATCTCGTTCCAGTCGCAATATCTGCGGCAGTACAGCCAGGCCTATGCGCAGTGGAAGGATCCGAAATATCTCGCGGCCGCGCACGACGTCGCGCGTTACCTGACGGATGTCCTGCTGAGCCCCGACGGCGCCTTCTATGTCAGCCAGGACGCCGATCTCAATCATGACGTCGACGGCCACGTCTATTATGCGCTTGATGATGCCGCGCGCCGCAAGCTCGGCCTGCCGCGCATCGACAAGAACCTCTATGCGCGCGAGAACGGCTGGGCGATCTCGGGCCTCGTCGCCTATTACGACGCGAGCGCCGATCCCAAGGCGCTTGCGATCGCCGAGCGCGCAGCCAAATGGGTGCTCGCCAATCGCGCGCTGCCGGACGGCGGCTTCCGCCATGGCGACAAGGATCGCGGCGGCCCGTTCCTCGGCGACTCCATCGCGATGGGACAGGCGCTGCTCGATCTGTACGCTGCGACCGGCAATCGCGACTGGCTGACATCCGCGGTGAAAGCCGGCGACTTCGCCGCGACGTTCCGCGACGACGCCGGCGGCTTCTTCACCTCGAAAACGTCGGAAGGCCAAGCCGGCGTCTTCGCCAAGCCCGCCAAGCTGATCGACGACCAGATCCAGGTCGCGCGCTTCATGAACATGCTCAATCGCTATGTCGGCAGCGACGGCACCCGCGAACAGGCGGCGCATGCGATGCGCTATCTCGGCGCGGCTTCGGACGAGACGCCGCGGCCGATGCCCGGCGTGCTGCTCGCCGATGAGGGGCTGGCCACGGAGCCGACGCATGTCACCATCGTCGGACACAAGGACGACGGCCGCGCGCAACGCCTGCATACGATCGCCCGCGCGCTGCCCGCCCGCTACAAGCGGCTCGAATGGCTCGACCCGCGCGAGGGCAAGCTGCCCAACCCGGACGTCGACTATCCGGACCTCGGCGAGCCCGCGGCCTTTGCGTGCAGCAACCGCATCTGCTCGTTCCCGGCGTTCAGTGCCGAGGAATTGCAGGCGAACGTGGCGCAGATGGCGAAGCTGAAGCCGGCACGCGCCGCGCAAAACTGA
- a CDS encoding DUF692 domain-containing protein, which produces MNVASRSPDKSVLAERPLQSAKPPFLGFGLGLRAQHYDEILNGNPPIDWFEVISENYMLPGGQPLRILDRICTRYPVVMHGVSLSIASTAPPNFDYLQGLKDLATRVQPKWVSDHLCWTGVHGKNLHDLLPIPYTQEALDHVVSRVQLVQDFLGRAIVLENVSTYVQFNNSEMTEWEFLSELSRRSGCWLLFDINNVYVSAFNHGYDPMAFLNGIPADRVVQFHMAGHSHMGTHIIDTHDHPVCEDVWDLYVAALKRFGRVSTMIERDDNIPPLDELLHEVDRTREIAEQVLPVGTPAA; this is translated from the coding sequence ATGAACGTTGCGAGCCGATCACCGGACAAGTCGGTGCTCGCAGAGCGCCCGCTGCAGTCGGCCAAGCCGCCCTTCCTCGGCTTCGGCCTCGGCCTGCGTGCCCAGCACTACGACGAGATATTGAACGGCAATCCGCCGATCGACTGGTTCGAGGTGATCAGCGAGAACTACATGCTGCCGGGCGGCCAGCCGCTGCGCATTCTCGACCGGATCTGCACGCGCTATCCCGTGGTGATGCACGGCGTCTCGCTGTCGATCGCCTCCACCGCGCCGCCGAACTTCGACTATCTGCAAGGCCTGAAGGACCTCGCAACGCGCGTGCAGCCGAAATGGGTGTCCGACCATCTGTGCTGGACAGGCGTGCACGGCAAGAACCTGCACGATCTGCTGCCGATCCCCTATACGCAGGAGGCGCTCGATCACGTCGTGAGCCGGGTGCAGCTGGTGCAGGATTTCCTCGGCCGCGCCATCGTGCTCGAGAATGTCTCGACCTATGTGCAGTTCAACAATTCCGAGATGACGGAGTGGGAATTCCTCTCCGAGCTGTCGCGCCGCTCCGGCTGCTGGCTGCTGTTCGACATCAACAATGTCTATGTCAGCGCCTTCAACCACGGCTACGATCCGATGGCCTTCCTCAACGGCATTCCCGCCGATCGCGTGGTGCAATTCCACATGGCGGGCCACAGCCATATGGGCACCCACATCATCGACACACACGACCATCCGGTGTGCGAGGATGTCTGGGACCTCTATGTTGCGGCCTTGAAGCGGTTCGGACGCGTCTCGACCATGATCGAGCGCGACGACAACATCCCGCCGCTCGACGAATTGCTGCACGAGGTCGACCGCACCCGCGAGATCGCCGAGCAGGTGCTGCCCGTGGGCACGCCGGCGGCATGA